DNA sequence from the Pedobacter schmidteae genome:
AACATTTTTATCTATCCCAACCCGGTAAATGAGCGGTTGTTCCTGAAATCAACCCAACAAACTTTACGAAACCTGCAGGTCGTTGTCCGGACCATTGCGGGACAAATCGTATGGCGTACTGAGCTGCCCTTACTGGAACCGGGCATGCAGACGGGGTTGCCCTGTCATCAACTCCATAGTGGTGTATATGTTTTACAGTTGTTTGATCCGCAGAAAAATAAAACTATCGTTTCTTTCAAAGTGATTAAAAACTAAATGAATATGAAATATATTTTGTGCCTGCTGCTCTTATTGTGTTGGGTGATGACCACAACAGCGAATGACCCGGGCTTACCTGGGGAGGATCCCGATGTTCCGCTAGACGGAGGAATAAGCCTGTTGCTACTGACAGGGGCAGCATATGGCGTACGTGAAATCCGCCGACAGCGAAAAAACTAGCCGGAAGCAAATGGGCAATGTTGGATTAAACAGTAATGCCTTCTTTTCTTAAAATATAGTTGTAGATGCCTTCAATGGGTTTTTGAAGAATTTGTCCTAGTTTCACCTGGCTGTTTAGGCAAACTTCTCTTAAAATATCCTGATAATAAAAAGCAATGGAACCCACAAAGTGACAATCAAGACTTTTATAGTTGCTATAGTCCTTGATGTTTGTATCTACAAATTCCTGGAAGCCGGCACGCAGCAGATTAACAATAAAGGGATGATCTTTATGGTTTACCATGAAACGGCTGATTGAGGCCAGATAGGTATTAGGGGCAGGTTTCTGATAAACGTTGGTGATTACTGTCTCCTTGTCGATGTTAAATTCCTCCTTGAATTCCAGACTGAGTTCGGCGGGCATTTGGTGGTATAAATAAGCTGTAATCAGTTTCCGGCCAAACCAGGTACCCGATCCTTCGTCGCCCAATACATAACCAAGTCCATGTGTGCCATGATGT
Encoded proteins:
- a CDS encoding PID-CTERM protein-sorting domain-containing protein, with amino-acid sequence MKYILCLLLLLCWVMTTTANDPGLPGEDPDVPLDGGISLLLLTGAAYGVREIRRQRKN
- a CDS encoding N-acetylglucosamine kinase, which codes for MILVADSGSTKTDWKGYSPNEQINFSTQGINPYFLNAHDIFKLFSKKKEIAQYASQVKEVYFFGAGCSSPDKVEIISNGISSFFTNAYVSVEHDLMGSAYATCGDKPGLTCILGTGSNISYYDGKNLHHGTHGLGYVLGDEGSGTWFGRKLITAYLYHQMPAELSLEFKEEFNIDKETVITNVYQKPAPNTYLASISRFMVNHKDHPFIVNLLRAGFQEFVDTNIKDYSNYKSLDCHFVGSIAFYYQDILREVCLNSQVKLGQILQKPIEGIYNYILRKEGITV